Within Streptomyces albofaciens JCM 4342, the genomic segment ACGAGCGGGGCTCCACCAGGCCGGGGCCGAGCACGATGAACGGCGCCGTGACGACCATCAGGATCAGGCTGTCCACCACGGTCATGCGCAGCAGCCAGGGAAGACGGCGCAAGGCCCGCCAGCCGTCGTGGAGCGCCGCCAGACCGCCGCCGATACGCTCCGTGGGGCCGCCCCGGGGAAGCCCGAGGAGCAGGAGGGCGCCGAGGAAGAAGGACGCGGCGTCGACGGCGAGCGCCAGGGCCGGATCGACGGTCGCCAGCGCGGCCGTGAGCGCCGGCCCCAGCAGGGCCGCGGCGCCGGTCCAGGCGCCCAGGAGCGCGTTCGCGGCACCGAGCATGCCGGCGTCGACGCAGTGGGGGAGATATCCGAAGGAGGCCGGGTACCCCACCGCCATGGACACGCCGTACAGAGCCTGACAGCCCAGCACCCACCACAGGCTGCCCCCCTGGAGCAGGAGTACGGCGGTCGCTGCCTGGGTGAGGCCGCAGACGACCGAGGAGACGGCCATCAGCGGAAGTTTGGCGAACCGGTCGGCGGCGATGCCCCCGAAGGCCAGCAGGAAGACCTTCGGCAGCAGGGCGGCGGCGAGCAGCACGCCCAGCCACTCGGCCGATTCCCCCCGTCCGGTCACGGCCAGGGCGAGGGCGGTGGGCACGACCGCGTCGCCCGCCAGGGAGACGGCGCGGCTGAGGAAGAACCGCCGGAAGGTACGGACGCCGAGGACCGTGCGGAACGTGCCCTC encodes:
- a CDS encoding MFS transporter; protein product: MSEGTFRTVLGVRTFRRFFLSRAVSLAGDAVVPTALALAVTGRGESAEWLGVLLAAALLPKVFLLAFGGIAADRFAKLPLMAVSSVVCGLTQAATAVLLLQGGSLWWVLGCQALYGVSMAVGYPASFGYLPHCVDAGMLGAANALLGAWTGAAALLGPALTAALATVDPALALAVDAASFFLGALLLLGLPRGGPTERIGGGLAALHDGWRALRRLPWLLRMTVVDSLILMVVTAPFIVLGPGLVEPRSSGGWALLMLCFASGELLGSLVSGRLALPRPILIAALGLTVIGLPPLLLAAGSGIGWLSIAQVLAGAAIGAYGVLVNTTIQRTTPQDQLARVGAIASIGSFAFLPLGYVLAPVLAGFVGVRPLLWCAAAWTLLSVAVLVADRDLRGFDGGGTGSGRGRPAPVDALAEHT